The following are encoded together in the Rhinopithecus roxellana isolate Shanxi Qingling chromosome 5, ASM756505v1, whole genome shotgun sequence genome:
- the C2CD4B gene encoding C2 calcium-dependent domain-containing protein 4B has translation MRLLEKLCSSNSGSSAPKPAFAKVLTPNRIPEFCIPPRLPAPCALESPSRAAARPGRCAAERDLWPRAADEDAGRTDWDPRSQAALSLPHLPRVLTAYGFCVLLESPHTRRKESLLLGDPSAPRPRTHTYGGGCGPDAPLGTLCGPRAPGQATPAVPGRPRSPQDALVPRPRGCRLLRAPDGLLSRALRARRSRRLARARSVSSGNEDEERRAGSQSPARAPSASPPSSRDPLPERLEAEGTLALGRAGDALRLAAEYCPGTGRLRLRLLRAEGLAGGAPGPRAVRCRLSLVLRPPDTARRQCSVVVGRSRKASFDQDFCFDGLSEGEVRRLAVRVKAWDEGRGRERGRLLGQGELSLGALLLL, from the coding sequence atGCGGCTCCTGGAGAAACTCTGCTCCTCCAACTCAGGCAGCTCCGCCCCGAAGCCCGCCTTCGCTAAAGTGCTCACGCCGAATCGCATCCCCGAATTCTGCATCCCGCCGCGGCTGCCGGCGCCCTGCGCGCTCGAGTCTCCAAGCCGGGCCGCCGCCCGGCCCGGGCGCTGCGCCGCTGAACGCGACCTGTGGCCCCGCGCGGCAGACGAGGACGCCGGCCGCACGGACTGGGACCCGCGCTCGCAGGCCGCGTTGTCGCTGCCGCACCTGCCCCGTGTGCTCACCGCCTACGGCTTCTGCGTGCTGCTCGAGAGCCCGCACACGCGTCGCAAGGAGTCGCTCCTGCTCGGGGACCCGTCCGCGCCCCGGCCTCGGACCCACACCtatggcggcggctgcggcccggACGCCCCCCTGGGGACCCTGTGCGGCCCGCGAGCTCCAGGCCAGGCCACCCCCGCGGTCCCCGGCCGTCCCCGCTCGCCTCAGGACGCGCTCGTCCCGCGGCCCCGCGGCTGCCGTCTTCTGCGCGCCCCCGACGGGCTGCTGAGCCGCGCGCTGCGGGCCAGGAGGAGTCGCCGCCTGGCCCGCGCCCGCTCCGTCTCCAGCGGGAACGAGGACGAGGAGCGCCGCGCGGGCTCCCAGTCCCCGGCCCGGGCACCCTCCGCGAGCCCGCCTTCGTCCCGGGACCCGCTTCCTGAGCGCCTGGAGGCCGAGGGCACCCTGGCTCTGGGCCGCGCCGGCGACGCCCTGCGCCTGGCCGCTGAGTACTGTCCAGGAACCGGGCGCCTCCGTCTCCGGCTGCTCCGCGCCGAGGGCCTCGCAGGAGGCGCCCCGGGGCCTCGTGCCGTCCGCTGCCGCCTCAGCCTCGTCCTGCGGCCGCCGGACACCGCGCGTCGGCAATGCAGCGTTGTGGTGGGGCGCAGCCGCAAGGCCTCCTTTGACCAGGACTTCTGCTTCGACGGCCTGTCGGAGGGCGAGGTGCGCCGCCTGGCTGTTCGCGTCAAGGCCTGGGACGAGGGCCGCGGCCGGGAGCGGGGCCGCCTGCTGGGCCAGGGTGAGCTGTCCCTGGGCGCCCTCCTGCTTCTCTGA